The DNA segment CCTTCCCGAGGGCCACGACCTGCCACAGGGTCCCGGACTCCCGCGGCGCGAAGCCTCCGAGGGCCGGGCAGCCAGGGGGCGGGGCGCGCCGCCGCCCGTCGTCTTCCTCGTACACGGCGGTCCCGCCGACCACGACCGTGACGCCTACGACGGTGTCGTGCACTCGCTCGTGGCCTCGGGCTTCGCCGTCGCACGCGTCAACTACCGCGGCTCCACCGGCTACGGCCCCCGCTGGCGCCGTGCCTTCGGCGCGGGCGTGGGACTCACGCAGGTCCAGGACCTGGTGGCGGTGCGCGCCGACCTGATCGGGCGCGGGCTGGTGCGCCCGGACGCCGTCGGGCTGTGGGGCACCTCGTGGGGCGGCTACCTCGCGCTGCTGGCCCTCGGCACCCGCCCCGGGCTGTGGCAGGCGGGGGTCGCCGTCAAGCCCGTCGCCGACGGCGTCGCCGCCTACCGCACCACCACGTCCGCGCTGCGCACCCTGGACGAGCGCCTGTACGGAGGCACACCCGACGACGTGCCCGAGGCGTACGCCCGCAGCTCGCCGATCCGGTACGCCTCGCGCGTGCGGGCACCGCTGCTGGTCGTGGCCGCCGCCCGGGACGCCAAGTGCCCGCCCGGCCAGGTGCGCGGCTACCTCGCCGCGCTGCGCGCCGCCGGAGCCCGCCACGAGTCGATGTGGCTCGACAGCGGGCACGACGGCTACGAGGGCGGCGACCACGTCGCCGTACTGCGCCGCGCCGTGGTCTTCCTCGACCGCGAGCTGCGCGGCACGCACCGCACCCCCACGACGTCCCCCGCCGACCGGAGGGGGGATCCCGGCCGCGTCCGTACCGCGGCGGCGGCCGGGACAGGTACCGCCGAACACACCGAGAGGAGAACCGCCCATGCAGAAGGACATCATCCACAACGACCCGCTTGAGGGTGACGAGGAGAACCGGAAGCCGAGCGTCGGCGTCACGGTCACCATCCCGTTCCGCAACGCGGAAGACGCGGAAGAGGACTGATCCTCGCCGGCCGGCCCGGCGGCCACCGATGCCGGGCCGGCCGGTCGGCCCGTCACCACAGGGGCGTCTGCCGCAACGGGGGTGTCCGTCCCAACGGGGTCGGGTGCGTCCCGCCACGGCCGCGGCCGGTTGCCCGAAAAGCCCCGCCTCGCGCCTCCCTTTTCCGCCGTCTTCCTCCGTTCCCCGTCCTCCGGCCGTCCCACGTGGAGCTGACATGCGCGTACTGCTGGTCAACATGCCCTGGTCGCCCATCGACCTTCCGTCGCTGGCCCTGGGAATCCTCAAGCGGAGTGTGGACGAGCACGTGCCGGACGGCAGTGCCGAAGTCCTGCACGCCAACCTCGAATTCACCGACTGGATCACCCGGCGCATGGAGTTCACCGCCGAGGACTACGAGTACTACGCACTGGCCTCCTACTTCATGGGCTGCGGCGACTGGGTCTTCTCCTCCGCGCTCTACGACGACCCCGGCTGGCGGGACGACGAGTTCGCCGCCGCGATGAAGGGGAAGCTCGGCGCGTCCCGGATGCGGATGACCCGCGAACTGCATCGGCTGGTACCGGAGTTCGTGGCGGATATCGCCCGGCGGATCGTCGACGAGGCACCCGACGTCGTGGGCTTCACCTCCACCTTCCAGCAGAACACCGCCGCGCTCGCGGCCGCCCGCCAGGTCAAGCAGCTCGCGCCGCACATCGTGACCGTCATCGGCGGCGCCAACTGCGACGGCGAGCAGGGCGAGACGGTCCACCGCAACTTCCCGTTCGTGGACTACGTGATCCGGGGCGAGGGCGAAGCCGCGTTTCCGCGGCTCCTGTCCGCACTCGGTGAAGAACACCCGGACCTCTCCACCGCAGCCGGGCTGTGCCACCGCGGTCCGGACGGGGTGAGCACCGCCAACGCGATGGCCACCAGCCCGCTGCCGCCCGCCGCCATCCTGCCGCCCGACTACAGCGGCTACTTCGAACGCCTCGGCGCCTCCGTGGCCCGCAACTGGGTCGAGCCCAAGCTCGTCGTCGAGGGCGCCAGAGGCTGCTGGTGGGGCGAGAAGCACCACTGCACGTTCTGCGGACTCAACGGTTCCTTCATGCAGTTCCGCAGCAAGAGCCCGGACACCTTCTACGACGAGATCATGGATCTCGCCCGCCGCCACCGTGTGCTGGACATGTACGTGGTCGACAACATCCTCGACATGGGCTACCTCTCCACCGTCCTGCCCCGGATCATCGAGAGCGGCTACGACCTGCGGCTGCACATCGAGATCAAGGCCAACATGCGCCGCGCCCAGCTCCGTACGCTCTCCGACGCGGGCCTGATCTACGTGCAGCCGGGCATCGAGAGCCTGAACAGCCGCGTACTGGACCTGATGGACAAGGGCGTCAGCGGCTGCCAGAACGTACGCATGCTCCGTGACGGCGCCGAGACCGGCCTGTCGGTGTCCTGGAACTATCTGCACGGCTTCCCGGGAGAGAGCGCGGAGGACTACGACCCGGTCATCGCACAGATACCGGCGCTGGAACACCTCAACCCACCGGTCGACCTCTCGGCCCGCATCGCCATCGAACGGTTCAGCCCTTACTTCAACCGGCCCGAGCTGGGCTTCTCCGGCTTGCGCCCGGAGGCGCACTACCGATTCACCTACGACCTGCCGGAGGAGGAGCTCTACGGCCTCGCCTATGTCTTCGAGGCGCCGGAGCGGGGCATCGGCAAACCCACCGTCACCGCGCTCAACGCCGCGCTCGCCGCCTGGCGCAAGCACCACGCCGACGCGCGCCTCACACAGGCCGATCTGGGCGACCGCATCGTCCTGGTCAGCAAGCGCCGGACCTTCGAGTGGCGGGCCATGGAGCTGACCGACCCGTACGAGATCGCCGCGTTCCGGCTGCTGGACCAGCCGCACACGCCGTCGGCTCTCACCCGCAAGGCCGCGGGCCGGGTGCCGGGCGGGGCACTCCAGGAGGACGAGGTGCAGGAGCTGCTCGACCGCTGGGTGGGGCTCGGGCTGGTCTTCACCGACAACGGGCAGTACGTGCATATCGCACCCTCGGCGGTGAACGAGGACCTGCTGCGGCTGGACTTCATGCGGCACCGGCACGCGGCGCGGGTGGAGTCGCCCGTGGCGGCGCCCGTGGCGGCGCCCGTGGCGGCGCCCGTGGCGGCCGAACCGCACATGACCGGAGTCTGACCCGCCTTTTCTCCTCCCTCCCTCTTTCCTCAGCCCTCGCCCGGGCGTTGTCCGGCCCTCGCCCGGGCGTCGTCCCACCGCCGTCCGACCGTTCAGGCGTACCTGGAGGCCAGTCCGATGAGTCCCAGCTCCACCCTCACCCCGTCCGCCGCCGTCTGGCGTGACTACGACCCCGTCGCCTGCGCGCTGCCGGGGATGTTCCTCGGCGACATCGCGCTGACCGGTCCCGTCGCCGAGGAGTGCGACCGGCTGTGGGAACGGGGCGCGCGCCGCGTCCGGCTGTCCGGCGTCGTGGATCTCGGGGACACGGGAACGCCGGACACGGCGGCCCGTGCCGTACGAACCCTCAGTCTGGTCAGGGACCTGACAGCCCGCGCGGTACTCGTCGAGTGGGACCTGCGACCGGATCCGGACGGGGGGCCGACGGCCGCCGAGGACATCAGCCGCCTCCTGAGCCACCTCCAGCCGCCGCAGCGGATCGAGGGGGTGGACCCGGCGAGGGCGGACGAGGCGCTGCGGACCTGGCGCAACGGCCACTACCTAGGCAAGTGCCTCTGGCGGCAGGGGCCGGGCTTCGTCCAGATCCGCGACCGCCGCTGGGGGGATCTCCGCCGGTTCACGGTGGACGAACCGCACTACCAGGAAGCGATCGAACGTCTGGCGTACGGCGCTCCCGCGTCGGCGGTGTCGTCGGAGGCGCTCGCCGACCTCCGCGAGGAGCGACTCGTGCTCGCGGTCGGCGGGGTGGAGTGGTGGCTGCCGTACCGCGTCAACCGCTGGATACAGGAGGCGATGACGATCTGAGGCGTCCCCCGGAGTGGGGACACGGGGCTCATGCTGCGCGTGTGACTCCGCGTTCTCTCTGATGCTGCTGTTCGAACTCGGCAGGTGAAGGGGAGTGGAGGGCGTTGTGGTGCCTTCGGGCGTGGTGGTGCCTTCGGGCGTGGTGGTGCCTTCGGGCGTGGTGGTAGGTGAGCCACTGGAAGATCTCCAGCCTTGCCTGGCACATCGCCGAGAACAGCTTCTTGTGCACCGTCTCCCTCTTGAGCCCCTGCCAGAACGATTCGGCGAGGGCGTTGTCACCACTCGAGCCGACTCTGCCCAGGCTCCTGCGGATCCCGACACCGTCACAGACCTGCGCGAACGCGCCCGACGTGTCCTGCGAACCCCGGTCCGTGTGGAAGATCACCCCGGCCACGCTGCCGCCCCGCGTGGCCGGGGCCGTCCTCAGGGCGCCGGTGACCGGTCCGGCCCGCACGTGGGAGGCCATGGAGCAGCCGAGCATCGGCGTGAGCAGATGTCCAGGACGCAGGCGAGATACAGCCACGAGCCACCGACCTGCACGCATGTGATACCGCCGCACCACTTCTCGTTCAGTTGCTCGGCGAAGAAGTCGCGTTGGACGAGGTCCGGGACGGGCGGTGCGAGGCGGTCCGGGACGGTGGCGCGCCTGCGCCGGCGCAGGCGGCGGCCCTCGATCCGGTGCAGACGCATCGACCGCTCGACACGCTTGCGATTGACTGTGTGCCCGGCGCCCCGCGGTTCGGCATGGACGCGCCTGACTCCGTACGTTCCCCTGTGCGTGGTGTGGACTCCGCGGATCTCCGCGACCGGGGCGCCGGCAGCGACCTGCCGCTCCGTTCGGGCTTTCGTACCGGCGGCCCACCGGCAGTGGCCGGGGCAAGAGACCCGAGGAACCCGGCCCTGGCGCACCCGGCTCCGCGAGGTCCCCCCCCCGGCATCCGCCGCGACCGCCGCGTACCTGCGTTTCCCGCCCGCAGCGCGGTACAACACCACCACATCGTTCCCGAACTCCTCCCGACACGGAGACTGACGTCCCACCAGGGCACCCTTCCGCAGGGCACCCTTCCGCAGGGCACCCTTCCTCGGATCAACAAGATCCATCGCCGGAGTGCCCACACCGCCGGGGCACCTCAAGCCCGGTACGCCCCCGCGTAGGCAGCGGGCCCGCGACCGGCCCGGCCTTGTGCAGTGATGTCACGCGCGCCGGTGCCCGGTTCCTCCCGGAGGGAGGCCGGGCACCGGCGCGCGTGCGGTTCGTCCGGACGTGCGCTCCGGCTACGGCGTCCGCGCCGCCCCGGCCGGTTCACCGTGCTCGGCTCCCCCGGCCGCCTCCACTCCCTCGGCTCCCCCGGCCCCTACCTTCCTCCGGCCCCGCCGGTGTGCGATCTCCCCGAGGACGATGTCGACGGCGAGGAAGGCGGCCAGCGGGATGCCGAGCAGCGGAACGAAGTAGCCGACTACGGCGACCAGTGCCAGGAGCGGGACGAGGATGTGCGGCGGGACCTGCTGCCAGGCGCCGCGCGGGATCGGCCGGCCGAAGACCGAGCCCCGGCCGCGCTGCCACCACATGCGGTAGCCCCACAGGATCAGCAGGACCAGAGAGGCCGCGAGCAGCATCAGCACGATCTGGTTGGGCAGACCGAAGAGGCTGCCGGTGTGCAGGTCGATGCCCCAGCGGCTGAGCTTGGCGAGCACCGGGAAGTCGGCCCACCGTACGACGTCGGTGACCTGTCCGGTGGCCGGGTCGACGGCGACGGCGTCCTGCTTCTCCGGCCAGCTGCGCTGGATCTGCTTGACGACGTACGCGGAGTCCGCGTCGGCGGGCGGGACGATCTCCACCGGGTTGTCGAGCCGCTCGGCCCGTGCCGCCGCAAGGACCTGGTCGAGGCCGGCCCCGTGCGCCGCGTCGCCCCCCGTGCCCCCGGCCGTGTCGTGCTCCGCGTGTTCGCCGCCCGCCGCGGCCGACACCGCGGGCGTCTCCTGGCCGAGCGAGGTGCGCAGGTCGGCGATGTTGGCGCCGGTGTACGTGGACCAGGTCAGCCCGGTCGCGGAGAGGAAGAGGAAGCCCACTGCGGCCCAGGCGCCGATGCCGCCGTGCAGACCCAGCGTGCGCCGTCGGCCGCTGGTGCCGCGGACCCTGCGCAGGGCGCGGCGGCGGGAGAACCACAGCACCAGGCCGCCGCCGGCGATCACCCACAGCCAGCTGGCCGCGAACTCGCTGTAGAGGCGGCCCGTTTCGCCGAGGTGCAGGTCGCGGTGGAACTCGTCGATCCAGGTGCGCAGCGGCAGCGCGCCGCTGGAACCGTACTGCTCGAGCGCGCCGCGCACCTCCCCGGTGTACGGGTCGACGAACACGGCAAGGGTGTGGTTCGGGTCCACGCCCGCCACTCCGGACAGCATCACCCTGGTCGTCGAGTCCGCCTCGGGCGAGGGGCGTATCGCGGACACCGCGCCCTCGGGGTGGGCCTTGCGGGCGGCGGCGACCTGTTCGGAGATCGGCAGTTCGCGGTCACCGACGGGGACGGTCAGCTCGTGGTCGTAGACGATCTTCTCGGCCTGGAAGGACGCGGCGTACAGCAGGCCGGTGAGGGCCGCGACGAGCAGGAACGGGGCCACCACCACGCCCGCGTAGAAGTGCAGGCGCAGAACCAGGGGGCGCAGGGTGCTCCAGCCGGATCTCTGCCGTGCGGGGGCGGAGGGCCGGGGGGCCTCGTCCGTGGTGGTAGAGGGGACGGTTGTCATCGGTGAGCTTCTTTCGAGGGAACTTGGCGGCCGTGATGCTGCTCCAGTGGTCGGAGCGACAGGGCGCCGAGTTCCCGGAGGAACGTGTGGCCTGTGCCACTCAGGGCGGCGGCCGTCCGTCCGGCCCATGGCATCCTGACGCGATGGGAACTCCGAACGATCGCGTGCCCCTGACCGAGCGGGTCGAGCAACTCATCTCCGGTGACGGGCCGTTGCCCATCGTCACGGCCGGGGACCCGGTGCTGCGGCGGGTGTCCGACCCCTTCGACGGCCAGTTGGACTCCACGCTGCTGGCCCGGTTCGTGGAGGCGCTGCGGGTCACCATGCACGCCGCGCCGGGGGTCGGGCTGGCCGCGCCGCAGGTCGGGGTGGGGCTGCGGATCGCGGTGATCGAGGATCCGGCGCTTGTCCCCACGGAGGTGGCGGTGGCGCGCGCTCGGGTGCCGCAGCCGTTCCGGGTGCTGGTCAATCCGGTCTGCACGCCGGTCGGCAGCAAACGGGCATCGTTCTTCGAGGGGTGCCTGAGCGTGCCCGGGTACCAGGCGGTGGTGGCGCGGCACGCCGAGGTGAGGCTGACCGGACAGGACGAACACGGACGGGCGGTGGACGAGGTGTTCGGCGGCTGGCCCGCCCGGATCGTGCAGCACGAGAGCGACCACCTCGACGGCACGCTCTGCCTCGACCGGGCAGAGCCGCGCTCGCTGTCGTCCCATCAGGCAATGACGGAGCACTGGGCGCAGCCCACACCGGAAGAGGCCGCGCGGGCACTGGGTTTCGAACTGCCGTGAGCAGGTTCGGGTTCGGGGGGAGGGCGGGTCCCTGGACCGGGCCCGGGCGGGGCGCAGGAGCCCTCCACCCCCCACCTCCCGTTCCGCCCCCTCAGGCGTCCCGGTACGCCTCCAGCAGCCGGAGCCACACCTCGCTGATCGTCGGGTACGAGGGGACCGCGTGCCACAGACGGGCGACCGGTACCTGGGCGGCGACCGCGACGGTGGCCGAGTGGATGAGTTCGCCCACGCCGGGGCCGACGAAGGTGACGCCGCGCAGTGTCTCGCTCCCGAGGTCGACGACCATGCGGGCGCGGCCCTTGTAGCCCTCGCCGTACAGGCCTGCGCCCGCGACCGAGGCCAGGTCTACGTCGACGGCACGGACGCGGTGCCCCGCTTCCTGCGCCTCGGCAAGGGAGAGGCCCACCGAGGCCGCCTCCGGGTCGGTGAAGACGACCTGGGGGACGGCGTCGTGGTCGGCGGTGGCGGCGTGCGCGGCCCACGCCCGGTCGGCCACCGGCTCTCCTGCTGCCCTGGCGGCGATGGCGGCGCCCGCGATACGGGCCTGGTACTTGCCCTGATGGGTGAGCAGGGCGCGCTTGTTGACGTCACCGACCGCGTAGAGCCAGTCCCGGCCGGTCACTTGGAGGCTGTCGTCCACGGCGAGCCAGGAGCCGGGTTCCAGGCCGACGGTCTCCAGACCGATGTCGTCGGTGCGCGGGGCACGGCCGGTGGCGAAGAGGATCTGGTCGGCCTCGATCCGCTCCCCCGTGTCGGTGACGACCGCGACGACACCGTTCTTCCTGGTCACCGAGGTGGCGGAGGTGCCGGTACGGAGGTCCACGCCGGCCTCGGTGAGCGCCTCGGCGACCAGTTCCCCGGCGAAGGGCTCCATGCGGGGCAGCAGGCCCTTGCCGCGTACCAGGAGGGTGACCCGGGAGCCGAGCCCCTGCCACGCCGTGGCCATCTCGGTGGCGACGACACCGCCACCGACCACGACCAGCCGGCCGGGCACGGTCTGGGCGCTGGTGGCCTCCCTGCTGGTCCAGGGCGCAACCTCGTCGAGTCCGGGCATGCCGGGCAGCAGCGCGCGGCTGCCGGTGCAGACGGCGACGGCGTTCCGGGCGGTGAGGACGCGCCGTGTTCCGTCGGCGGCGGTGACGGTCACCGTGCGCGGGCCGCTGAGCCGCCCGACGCCGCGGTGGAGGTCGACGCCGACGGACTCCAGCCACTGGACCTGGCCGTCGTCCTTCCACTGGGAGGTGTACTCGTTGCGGCGGGTCAGGACCGCGCCCGCGTCGAGCGCCCCCTGCGCCGACGCGCTCAGACCGGGAAGGCGGCGGGCGTCGGCCCGCGCGAGGACGGGGCGCAGCAGGGCCTTGCTGGGCATGCACGCCCAGTAGGAGCACTCGCCGCCCACGAGTTCGCTCTCCACGATCGCGGTGGTCAGCCCTGCCGCGCGTGTGCGGTCGGCGACGTTCTCCCCCACGGGCCCGGCACCGAGCACGACGACGTCGTAGTGGAAAGTCCCCGATTCCGGCGATTCCGGTTGTGTCTGTGTCATGACGCCAGTCTGGTGGGTGGTGTGCGTGGTGGCCACATGGGTAGGGGCGCGGAATACGTGACCCGACGGCCGTGGTTGTACCGACCGCCCGCCCCGACATCAGGAAGAGGGACATGAGCGATGAGCAGCACCGTGGAGCTCACCAAGGAGAACTTCGACCAGTTGGTCACGGAGAACGAGTTCGTTCTGATCGACTTCTGGGCGTCCTGGTGCGGACCGTGCCGTCAGTTCGCGCCGGTGTACGACAAGGCGGCGGAGGAGAACCCGGACCTGGTGTTCGGCAAGGTGGACACGGAGGCGCAGCCGGAGCTGGCCGCGGCCTTCGACATCCAGTCGATTCCGACGCTGATGATCGTCCGTGACCAGGTCGCCGTGTTCGCGCAGCCGGGCGCGCTGCCCGAGGCCGCGCTGACTGACGTCATCGGGCAGGCCCGGAAGCTGGACATGGACGAGGTCCGCAAGTCCATCGCCGAGCAGCAGGCCGCGCAGGGCGACGGTAAGACGGACGCCTAGAACCGGGGGCGGGTGACCGCCCCCGGCTCCGCAACTAGAACGGGTACTGGGCGACGTCCCCGCGCACGGTGGTCCAGCGCACGTCGGTGAACGCCTCGATGTTGGCGTCGCCTCCGAAGCGGGAACCGGTGCCGGAGGCGGCGACGCCGCCGAACGGGGCTACGGCCTCGTCGTTCACGGTCTGGTCGTTGATGTGCACGATCCCCGTCGGAATGCGCTCCGCCAGTTCCAGGCCGCGGGCCGCGTCCCGGGTGACGATGCCCAGCGAGAGCCCGTAGGGGCTCGCGGCGGCCAGGGCGGCGGCCTCGTCGACACCGCCGAAGGACCGTACGGGTGCGACGGGCCCGAAGACCTCCTCCGCGTAGGCGGGGGTGTCGTCGTGGGTGTCCGCGAGGACGGTGGGCCGGTAGAAGAGCCGGTCGTGGGTACCGCCCGCAACGAGTTTCGCTCCGTCGGCCGTGCTGGACTCGACGAGGGCGTGCACCTTCTCGAGCTGTCCCTGGTCGATGAGCGGGCCGAGGTGGACCTGGTCGCGGTGCGGGTCGCCGACGGCGAGCGAGTTCGCCTTGGCGGCCAGCCGTTCCACGTACTCGTCGTAGAGCGAGGCGTGCACCAGGTGGCGTCCGGTCGTCATGCAGATCTGGCCCTGGTGGAAGAACGATCCCCAGGCGGCTGCGGAGATCACCGCCTCGATGTCGGCGTCCTCGAGCACGACCACCGCGGAGTTTCCGCCCAGTTCCAGGTGGGCCCGCTTGAGGTGACGGCCTGCGGCCTCCCCGACATGCCGGCCCGCCCCGGTGGAGCCGGTGAACGAGATGACGGGGATGTGCGGGTCGGCGACCAGTGCCCGGCCGGTCTCGGCACCGCCCGGCAGGACGTGCAGCAGCCCTTCGGGCAGTCCTGCCTCGGCGAACACCGCGACGAGCGCGAGTCCGCCGCAGACCGCGGTGCGCGGGTCCGGCTTCAGGACGACCGCGTTGCCGAGCGCGAGGGCTGGTGCGACGGAGCGGATGGACAGGATCAGCGGCGCGTTGAACGGGGCGATGACTCCCACGACACCGACCGGCACCCGCCGTGTGTACGACAGCCGGGACCCATCGGTGGGCAGCACCTGGCCGACCGGGCGGGAGGCCAGGGCCGCGGCCTCGTAGCACTCCTGGGCGGCGACATGCAGTTCGAAGTCCGCCTTGCCGGGGATGCTGCCGGACTCGCGGACCAGCCATTCCCGCAGCTCGTCGGCGTGCGCGGCGAACAGGTCGCCGGCCTTGCGGAGCACCGCGGCACGGACGAAGTGCGGGGTCCCGGCCCACTCGGCCTGTGCGGCGTGGCCCGCTTCGGCTGCGGCCCCGACGTCATCGTCGGTGGCGAGGGTGACGGTGGCCAGCTGTTCGCCGGTGGCGGGTTCGCTGACGGTGCGGCCGGGTCCCGAGAGGGGGCGGGACTGCCAGGTCGTGGGGTCGAGCAACGGCATATGACGGCTCTCCGATCAGCCGCCGGGGCCCCGCGCGAGCACGAGCCCGGCTGTCCTTGTGCGCACCACATGGTTGAGCGCACAACACCCTAGTCACGCCGCATCCGAGGCGCAGGACGTCCGGCGTCCGTCCCGGCCGACGGCTTCCCGTCCGCCGGGACGGTCCGGCTCCCCCCATCATGCGACGAGGTGATCGCGCTCCGCATGCCCACCGGCCCCGGGCCGCCCGCGTCATCCCTCGTCGGCCCGTGTCAGCCGGAATCGCGCTGGATCACCGACGCGCCCAGCACCTTGTGCGCCTCGGGGGCGGCGGCCGGATCGCGCACCGCGCGGTCGACGAGTTCGGCGAGCTCGGTGCCGGACGGCACGTCGAGGTGGACGGTGGTCAGCCGGGGACGCAGCAGCCGGCCCAGCATGAGGTTGTCGGC comes from the Streptomyces sp. KMM 9044 genome and includes:
- the trxA gene encoding thioredoxin; protein product: MSSTVELTKENFDQLVTENEFVLIDFWASWCGPCRQFAPVYDKAAEENPDLVFGKVDTEAQPELAAAFDIQSIPTLMIVRDQVAVFAQPGALPEAALTDVIGQARKLDMDEVRKSIAEQQAAQGDGKTDA
- a CDS encoding PepSY-associated TM helix domain-containing protein, yielding MTTVPSTTTDEAPRPSAPARQRSGWSTLRPLVLRLHFYAGVVVAPFLLVAALTGLLYAASFQAEKIVYDHELTVPVGDRELPISEQVAAARKAHPEGAVSAIRPSPEADSTTRVMLSGVAGVDPNHTLAVFVDPYTGEVRGALEQYGSSGALPLRTWIDEFHRDLHLGETGRLYSEFAASWLWVIAGGGLVLWFSRRRALRRVRGTSGRRRTLGLHGGIGAWAAVGFLFLSATGLTWSTYTGANIADLRTSLGQETPAVSAAAGGEHAEHDTAGGTGGDAAHGAGLDQVLAAARAERLDNPVEIVPPADADSAYVVKQIQRSWPEKQDAVAVDPATGQVTDVVRWADFPVLAKLSRWGIDLHTGSLFGLPNQIVLMLLAASLVLLILWGYRMWWQRGRGSVFGRPIPRGAWQQVPPHILVPLLALVAVVGYFVPLLGIPLAAFLAVDIVLGEIAHRRGRRKVGAGGAEGVEAAGGAEHGEPAGAARTP
- a CDS encoding DUF5825 family protein → MSPSSTLTPSAAVWRDYDPVACALPGMFLGDIALTGPVAEECDRLWERGARRVRLSGVVDLGDTGTPDTAARAVRTLSLVRDLTARAVLVEWDLRPDPDGGPTAAEDISRLLSHLQPPQRIEGVDPARADEALRTWRNGHYLGKCLWRQGPGFVQIRDRRWGDLRRFTVDEPHYQEAIERLAYGAPASAVSSEALADLREERLVLAVGGVEWWLPYRVNRWIQEAMTI
- a CDS encoding peptide deformylase, whose translation is MGTPNDRVPLTERVEQLISGDGPLPIVTAGDPVLRRVSDPFDGQLDSTLLARFVEALRVTMHAAPGVGLAAPQVGVGLRIAVIEDPALVPTEVAVARARVPQPFRVLVNPVCTPVGSKRASFFEGCLSVPGYQAVVARHAEVRLTGQDEHGRAVDEVFGGWPARIVQHESDHLDGTLCLDRAEPRSLSSHQAMTEHWAQPTPEEAARALGFELP
- a CDS encoding benzaldehyde dehydrogenase: MPLLDPTTWQSRPLSGPGRTVSEPATGEQLATVTLATDDDVGAAAEAGHAAQAEWAGTPHFVRAAVLRKAGDLFAAHADELREWLVRESGSIPGKADFELHVAAQECYEAAALASRPVGQVLPTDGSRLSYTRRVPVGVVGVIAPFNAPLILSIRSVAPALALGNAVVLKPDPRTAVCGGLALVAVFAEAGLPEGLLHVLPGGAETGRALVADPHIPVISFTGSTGAGRHVGEAAGRHLKRAHLELGGNSAVVVLEDADIEAVISAAAWGSFFHQGQICMTTGRHLVHASLYDEYVERLAAKANSLAVGDPHRDQVHLGPLIDQGQLEKVHALVESSTADGAKLVAGGTHDRLFYRPTVLADTHDDTPAYAEEVFGPVAPVRSFGGVDEAAALAAASPYGLSLGIVTRDAARGLELAERIPTGIVHINDQTVNDEAVAPFGGVAASGTGSRFGGDANIEAFTDVRWTTVRGDVAQYPF
- a CDS encoding RiPP maturation radical SAM C-methyltransferase encodes the protein MRVLLVNMPWSPIDLPSLALGILKRSVDEHVPDGSAEVLHANLEFTDWITRRMEFTAEDYEYYALASYFMGCGDWVFSSALYDDPGWRDDEFAAAMKGKLGASRMRMTRELHRLVPEFVADIARRIVDEAPDVVGFTSTFQQNTAALAAARQVKQLAPHIVTVIGGANCDGEQGETVHRNFPFVDYVIRGEGEAAFPRLLSALGEEHPDLSTAAGLCHRGPDGVSTANAMATSPLPPAAILPPDYSGYFERLGASVARNWVEPKLVVEGARGCWWGEKHHCTFCGLNGSFMQFRSKSPDTFYDEIMDLARRHRVLDMYVVDNILDMGYLSTVLPRIIESGYDLRLHIEIKANMRRAQLRTLSDAGLIYVQPGIESLNSRVLDLMDKGVSGCQNVRMLRDGAETGLSVSWNYLHGFPGESAEDYDPVIAQIPALEHLNPPVDLSARIAIERFSPYFNRPELGFSGLRPEAHYRFTYDLPEEELYGLAYVFEAPERGIGKPTVTALNAALAAWRKHHADARLTQADLGDRIVLVSKRRTFEWRAMELTDPYEIAAFRLLDQPHTPSALTRKAAGRVPGGALQEDEVQELLDRWVGLGLVFTDNGQYVHIAPSAVNEDLLRLDFMRHRHAARVESPVAAPVAAPVAAPVAAEPHMTGV
- a CDS encoding dihydrolipoyl dehydrogenase family protein, whose translation is MTQTQPESPESGTFHYDVVVLGAGPVGENVADRTRAAGLTTAIVESELVGGECSYWACMPSKALLRPVLARADARRLPGLSASAQGALDAGAVLTRRNEYTSQWKDDGQVQWLESVGVDLHRGVGRLSGPRTVTVTAADGTRRVLTARNAVAVCTGSRALLPGMPGLDEVAPWTSREATSAQTVPGRLVVVGGGVVATEMATAWQGLGSRVTLLVRGKGLLPRMEPFAGELVAEALTEAGVDLRTGTSATSVTRKNGVVAVVTDTGERIEADQILFATGRAPRTDDIGLETVGLEPGSWLAVDDSLQVTGRDWLYAVGDVNKRALLTHQGKYQARIAGAAIAARAAGEPVADRAWAAHAATADHDAVPQVVFTDPEAASVGLSLAEAQEAGHRVRAVDVDLASVAGAGLYGEGYKGRARMVVDLGSETLRGVTFVGPGVGELIHSATVAVAAQVPVARLWHAVPSYPTISEVWLRLLEAYRDA